The DNA region TCTCGCCATCAAGGTTTCTCCCGTCCCTCCTCCGGGGCGCCGCTCGGACGCCCCGGAAGGGGAGCTCGAATCACTGCTGCAGCTTGTCGACCGCGGCTTCTTCCATCCGGATCACTTCGCGCGGAAGGGGAGCATAACCGAGGTCGGCGCAGTACTTCTGGCCGTCCCCGAGCATCCAGTGGAGGAAGTCCTTCATGATCTTTCCGCGGACGGCATCGCTCGGGTGCCGATACACGAGCAGCCAGGTGAACGACGCGATCGGATAGGCGTCGGGACCGGGCGCGTTCACGATCGACACGCGGAAGTCCGCCGGCATTTTCCGAGCCGCGGCGGCGGCGGCGGCCGTGACCCCGCCGAGAGTCGCCTTGAGGAACTTGCCGTCGGCGTTCTGGACGAAACCGTATGCGATGTGGTTCTGGAGGGCGTAAATGAGCTCGACGTAGCCGATCGCGCCCGGCTGCTGGCGGACCTGCCCGGAGACTCCCTCGCTCCCCTTTCCGCCGACGCCGACGGGCCACTTGAGCGACGTCGATACGCCGACCTTCGTCTTCCACTCCGGGGAGACCCGCGAAAGATAGTCGGCCCAGATGTAGGTCGTGCCCGAGCCGTCGGCCCGGTGGACGACGGCGATCGGAAGCGCGGGGAATTTGACACCCGGATTGAGCTTCGCGATCGCGGGATCGTTCCATTTCGTGATTCGGCCCAGATAGATGTTCGCCAGCACGGGCCCGGTGAATCTCAGATCCACCTTGACGCCGGGAATGTTGTACATCGGCACGACTCCGCCGAGCACCGTCGGGAAATGCATGATGCCGGGCGCCTTGGCCATCTGCTCCGGCGTCATCGGCCCGTCCGACGCCCCGAAATCGACCGTATGGGCGGTGACCTGTTGGATTCCTCCCCCCGATCCGATCGACTGATAGTTGATCTGCACGTTCGGGTGGATCTTGTTGTATTCGGAGAACCACTTCGTGTAGATCGGCGTTCCGAACGTCGAACCGGCGCCGTTCAACTGGATGGTCTGGGCGCCTGCGGAAACCGCTCCGAACAGGGCGGCTGCCGCCACGGCCAGGATCTTCGCTACTCGAGTCATCGCTTCACCTCTATCCTTTTCCAGTCTTTCGATTCCGTGTTAAATGCGCGTTAACAGGGCGTGAATTAGAAGTTAATGAGGGTGTGGACGGCCCAGCGTTTCTCGTCGGGGTTCGTGAGGGACGCCTCGTAGCGGACGTTGGTGTAGTCGAGCATCACGGCCGTCTGGACCCCCTTGAACGTCGGGAACCAGTAGGCGACGCCGCCGATCACCCGCTTCTTGCGGCCGCTCACGGTGTCGTCGGGCTTGAGATCGTCGTAGCGGACGAGCGCTTCGAGGCCGAACGGGGTGCGCGGATTCGCCCAGACCGTGTAACCCTTGGCGTGCGTCTCCGCCGACGCGGCGGTCTTCTGGTCTTTCGCATCGAGATAGTAGCCGCCGGCATTCAGATACGCGCTCTCGTACGTCGCGCCGACGATGTAGCGCTCCCTCTTGTTGCTGTCGACGTAGTGATCGGTGTCGTAGTAGCCGTTGATCCGCAGCCCCTTGACCCCCTCGACCCCCGGCGCCGGCCGCAGCGAGGCGCGGATCTGGATCGACTTCTGGTCGTTGAGCTCCGTGTGGTTGTACCCGTCGCCGTTGTAGACGCCGACGTGAACGTCGCCGTAGTTGGAAGGAAAGCTGTAGTGGCCCGACAGGCCGAAGTCGGAGGAGGCCAGATACCCTTCCGCGTCCACGAACGTCGGCCCCTGGAAGCGGTACCGATAGATTCCTTCGTCGTAGTCGATCCACGGAGCCGTCTGCAGGCCGAGTTTCGCCCAGGAGCCGCCGGAACCGAGCGCTTTCGACAGATCGAACTGAGCGAACGCGTACTTGAGCCGGAAGACGAGGCTGCCGTTGTTCGAGCTCGTGGAGCTCGTCTCCCGGTTGATGTCGGGAGTGATCCGGAACGAGATCATCCGAGAGAGGTTCCCGGTCACGTTGATGTAGGCGCGGCTGACGTTGAAGGCGTTCGGGTGGACCGTGTCGCCGTTGGCGTCGGTCGTCGTCGGTTCGTCGTTGTAGGTGTAGTCCGAGAAGATCGTCGCGCCGATCTTGAAACTCGGTGTCCCCTCCACCGTCTCCTGCGCCGCGGCCGAAGCCGCGAGAGCGACGGCGGCGATTCCGACGACGATCGTCGTCAGGATGTTCCTCGTTGGAAGCCTCATGCGTTTTCCTCCTTTTTCGGAGCGCAATGTAGGTCGGGGGCGTTTTCGAAAAACGAAGAGCGTGTAAATTCGGATTGAAGCGGCCCCGCACATCCCGCCGCCGGCCGTGGATCGGGTAAGAAGCTTGCGACGCTCAATCGGAACGGCGGGGCGAGCCGGGTTCCGGAGCCCGGGCGAGGGCCGGGCGGAGTCGGCGGGCGACCTCCCACGCGATCGTCCCGGCGACCGACCCCGCGGGCCGCCCCTGGGACCATGCCACCGAGAGCCGGAATCCCGATTCGACGAAGAGATACACGCCGAAGAGGAGCACGTT from Thermoanaerobaculia bacterium includes:
- the pstS gene encoding phosphate ABC transporter substrate-binding protein PstS; this translates as MTRVAKILAVAAAALFGAVSAGAQTIQLNGAGSTFGTPIYTKWFSEYNKIHPNVQINYQSIGSGGGIQQVTAHTVDFGASDGPMTPEQMAKAPGIMHFPTVLGGVVPMYNIPGVKVDLRFTGPVLANIYLGRITKWNDPAIAKLNPGVKFPALPIAVVHRADGSGTTYIWADYLSRVSPEWKTKVGVSTSLKWPVGVGGKGSEGVSGQVRQQPGAIGYVELIYALQNHIAYGFVQNADGKFLKATLGGVTAAAAAAARKMPADFRVSIVNAPGPDAYPIASFTWLLVYRHPSDAVRGKIMKDFLHWMLGDGQKYCADLGYAPLPREVIRMEEAAVDKLQQ
- a CDS encoding porin, which produces MRLPTRNILTTIVVGIAAVALAASAAAQETVEGTPSFKIGATIFSDYTYNDEPTTTDANGDTVHPNAFNVSRAYINVTGNLSRMISFRITPDINRETSSTSSNNGSLVFRLKYAFAQFDLSKALGSGGSWAKLGLQTAPWIDYDEGIYRYRFQGPTFVDAEGYLASSDFGLSGHYSFPSNYGDVHVGVYNGDGYNHTELNDQKSIQIRASLRPAPGVEGVKGLRINGYYDTDHYVDSNKRERYIVGATYESAYLNAGGYYLDAKDQKTAASAETHAKGYTVWANPRTPFGLEALVRYDDLKPDDTVSGRKKRVIGGVAYWFPTFKGVQTAVMLDYTNVRYEASLTNPDEKRWAVHTLINF